One Anaerolineales bacterium genomic window, AAGCCCTAGAAGTACAGAAAGGAGTATAGAATGAGCAACAGATGGTACCTGAGTCGAAAGGTATTACAGCGAAAATACTTTCGACGGTTGATCTTGGACCTGAGATCGAGGGCATGGCAAGCCGCCAGTTTCGTATGCGTATGTTTACCTTTGAGCCTGGAGCTGTCTTTGGCCCGCTTCACGACCATAAAGACAGACCAGGCATCGTCTATATACTACAAGGAACGATCACTGATCATCGAAATGGAGT contains:
- a CDS encoding cupin, which codes for MVPESKGITAKILSTVDLGPEIEGMASRQFRMRMFTFEPGAVFGPLHDHKDRPGIVYILQGTITDHRNGV